From Phaeodactylum tricornutum CCAP 1055/1 chromosome 11, complete sequence, one genomic window encodes:
- a CDS encoding predicted protein: MGRLERTVVPNLRRWHTDLPRRRIGNHYQLCCTHRKTTVTTPSASFATVKSGPGEPWDQPRLAKGVLLTLTACTIAVAVSYQTRIWRQERIRDLPDASDPDVWNAHFPHRRPTQVVQVTRRCGLMGSTHSVKAELDRIRDWHHQNGYVGGLVLRDLTRPVFGFTDDVMSEEEDWTLEDIIRDPTRLNRRECYYLYYEIMGNGAIQQEIYCRGTTLLDDVLTCLQAWMVYDDDLGCRVHRGFRNQADRILRDVLPLLAPRSDRRATVEVCGHSLGGAVAAILAVKLGRLGYRVTRLTTIGEPRFCASEQDAEVLLPWLPIDNLRVESDQDFVPFLPPFGAHVGKKLWFLQHDELPRLVPAQTASSSLAWTDSVWTNFRMWEILSANGKPHRIPSYVDKLKRRLVPS, encoded by the coding sequence ATGGGCCGACTGGAACGTACCGTTGTGCCCAACCTCCGTCGTTGGCACACGGATctaccacgacgacgaatcggTAATCACTACCAGCTCTGTTGTACGCACCGCAAGACAACCGTCACTACACCGTCCGCGTCCTTCGCGACTGTCAAAAGCGGACCAGGCGAACCCTGGGACCAACCTCGATTGGCCAAAGGCGTCCTCCTCACACTCACGGCGTGCACAATCGCGGTGGCCGTGAGTTACCAAACACGCATCTGGCGTCAGGAACGGATCCGCGATTTGCCAGATGCCAGTGATCCAGATGTATGGAACGCACACTTTCCCCACCGTCGGCCGACCCAAGTTGTTCAAGTCACACGCCGGTGTGGGCTGATGGGGTCCACGCACAGCGTCAAGGCGGAACTGGATCGTATACGCGATTGGCATCACCAAAATGGCTACGTCGGCGGACTTGTGCTGCGCGATTTGACCAGGCCGGTGTTCGGCTTCACGGATGATGTAATGAGtgaggaagaagactggACGTTGGAAGATATCATTCGTGATCCCACGCGGTTGAATCGACGGGAATGTTATTATCTATATTACGAAATTATGGGCAACGGCGCCATTCAACAGGAAATATACTGTCGCGGAACAACCCTTTTGGATGACGTCTTGACCTGCTTACAGGCATGGATGGTTTACGATGACGACCTGGGCTGTCGCGTGCACCGGGGCTTTCGTAATCAAGCCGATCGCATCTTGAGGGACGTACTGCCCTTGTTGGCACCCCGCTCGGATCGTCGCGCAACCGTGGAAGTCTGCGGACATTCATTAGGTGGCGCCGTTGCGGCCATTCTCGCCGTGAAACTTGGACGCCTGGGGTACCGCGTTACACGTTTGACGACAATTGGGGAACCGCGATTTTGTGCGTCGGAGCAGGATGCTGAGGTTCTCCTTCCTTGGTTACCAATCGACAACTTACGGGTAGAGAGCGATCAAGATTTTGTCCCCTTTTTGCCGCCGTTTGGTGCACACGTGGGAAAGAAATTGTGGTTTCTCCAGCACGACGAACTTCCACGGCTCGTTCCGGCCCagacggcatcgtcgtcacttGCGTGGACAGACTCGGTATGGACTAACTTTCGAATGTGGGAAATTCTGTCGGCCAACGGTAAGCCTCATCGAATTCCCAGCTACGTTGATAAACTTAAACGACGACTGGTGCCTTCGTAA
- a CDS encoding predicted protein: MTHFSKVAFSLFLSWSLTGEAFVPSSWTPSRNPVQKDAASPFVTMSRSRASQSPFHQTSRLFMSTRNSTERDFYAILGVGRLADKAAIKAAYRKLAKQYHPDANPGVDTTEKFQELNRAYEVLTDPVLKQKYDRFGERGLGTSAASDAEGSPFGGAGGRGQEVDLGDIFDSFFGGGSSGMGGRNGPRRSGPIVGDDLRFDLQVDFKTAVFGGEEKVRIRHLETCDTCTGSGVKPGSKVSMCTLCNGSGVTVQVTRTPLGNFQTQQTCATCRGTGERVDEYCGTCGGQGVNQKTKQIKVTVPAGVEDGNKLRVRGEGDSGPKGGPAGDLYIFLKVKEDPTFRREGSEIYSDTTVSYLDAILGASIKTPVVDGEVTIKIPAGTQPGQVMRLKGNGAPRLGNADSRGDHYLTINIDIPKDLSKEEENLFKQLKDLRDQKGKRMGSGIFGR, from the coding sequence ATGACGCACTTTTCGAAAGTCGCTTTTTCCTTGTTCCTCTCTTGGAGCTTGACGGGGGAAGCATTCGTCCCATCTTCCTGGACACCCTCCCGCAATCCCGTTCAGAAGGATGCGGCGTCTCCTTTTGTCACTATGTCACGGAGTCGCGCAAGCCAAAGTCCCTTTCATCAGACTTCACGTTTGTTCATGTCTACCCGCAACTCCACCGAACGCGACTTTTACGCCATTCTTGGCGTCGGAAGATTGGCTGACAAGGCCGCCATTAAAGCAGCCTACCGAAAACTGGCCAAGCAGTATCATCCAGACGCTAATCCCGGAGTGGATACGACGGAAAAGTTTCAGGAACTCAACCGTGCCTACGAAGTGCTCACGGACCCGGTCTTGAAACAAAAGTACGACCGTTTTGGAGAGCGAGGCCTGGGTACTTCAGCCGCTTCCGACGCGGAAGGATCGCCCTTTGGCGGCGCAGGAGGAAGGGGACAGGAAGTGGATCTGGGCGATATTTTTGACAGTTTCTTCGGCGGTGGTAGTAGCGGTATGGGAGGTCGCAACGGACCCCGGAGATCCGGACCCATTGTCGGTGACGATTTGCGTTTTGATCTACAAGTTGACTTTAAGACCGCGGTCTTTGGTGGCGAAGAAAAGGTTCGGATCCGGCATTTGGAAACCTGCGACACCTGCACCGGGAGCGGTGTCAAACCCGGCAGCAAGGTATCAATGTGTACCCTTTGTAACGGCAGCGGAGTTACGGTCCAGGTCACGCGGACGCCCCTCGGGAATTTTCAAACGCAGCAAACCTGTGCGACGTGCCGTGGTACCGGAGAACGCGTCGACGAATACTGCGGTACCTGCGGAGGACAAGGTGTCAACCAAAAGACTAAGCAAATCAAGGTGACCGTGCCTGCCGGCGTCGAGGACGGCAACAAGCTCCGCGTGCGAGGGGAAGGAGACTCGGGTCCCAAAGGTGGTCCCGCGGGTGACTTGTACATTTTCCTCAAGGTCAAGGAAGACCCCACATTCCGTCGGGAAGGTTCCGAAATATATTCGGATACCACCGTTAGTTATTTGGACGCTATTCTGGGAGCATCCATCAAAACGCCCGTCGTCGATGGCGAAGTTACCATCAAGATCCCGGCTGGAACACAACCAGGTCAAGTCATGCGTCTGAAAGGCAACGGTGCGCCGCGATTGGGCAATGCCGATTCACGAGGAGATCACTATCTGACCATTAATATAGATATCCCGAAAGACCtatccaaagaagaggagaACCTCTTCAAGCAACTCAAGGATTTGCGAGATcagaaaggaaagagaaTGGGCAGTGGCATCTTTGGACGCTAG
- a CDS encoding predicted protein, producing MPTGSVGIKRARLDRSVVILLDDPDDTPSHKVQITSEMERLHRLHGTSLILDACQLLNLSCYASATTIFHRFYHRVSLKTCCVWSAAMASIVLAAKVEEVAIALRNVIATFSHLYRRRRLLVSCDQSELRAILSHPSVAASSVMTETASWTNVENERAKLVNVPPILSPKGSIYKDWFDAIIDTENQILRQLGFTLHWIPDHRPHKFLSYFLLALQIDDELFTQSAWNYCNDSCRLDLCVRYQPEVIACATLYATALEFRWELPMQPEPWWAVFCGGNCDRHLFRAVNTILGLVDKANLDVCVASKAFVRSLVDNGSFVDPDHFIWFTLEKREGGEGSLTT from the coding sequence ATGCCGACCGGAAGTGTCGGAATTAAGCGGGCTCGACTAGATCGATCAGTCGTCATTCTCTTGGACGACCCGGATGATACACCTTCCCATAAGGTCCAAATCACTTCAGAAATGGAACGATTACATCGACTACACGGTACTTCGCTCATTCTCGATGCTTGCCAACTGTTGAACCTTTCGTGCTATGCGTCAGCAACGACCATTTTCCACCGATTCTATCACCGAGTGTCCCTGAAAACCTGTTGTGTTTGGAGTGCTGCAATGGCGAGCATCGTGCTGGCCGCAAAGGTGGAAGAAGTTGCTATCGCACTCCGGAACGTGATCGCGACGTTCTCTCATTTGTATCGCAGACGTCGCTTGCTGGTTTCCTGCGATCAAAGCGAGTTACGAGCGATACTGTCGCATCCCTCCGTAGCCGCATCGTCCGTCATGACGGAAACGGCTTCCTGGACGAATGTGGAGAACGAACGAGCGAAGCTGGTAAACGTGCCGCCCATTCTGTCTCCAAAGGGATCTATATACAAAGATTGGTTTGATGCAATTATTGATACAGAGAATCAGATTTTGCGTCAGCTGGGTTTTACGTTGCACTGGATTCCCGATCATCGTCCCCATAAGTTTCTGTCCTATTTTTTACTGGCTCTGCAAATCGACGATGAGCTCTTTACACAGTCGGCTTGGAATTATTGTAACGATTCATGTCGGCTGGATCTATGCGTCCGATATCAGCCGGAAGTAATTGCCTGCGCGACGTTGTATGCGACAGCCTTAGAGTTTCGCTGGGAACTACCGATGCAGCCAGAGCCGTGGTGGGCTGTTTTTTGTGGGGGAAATTGTGATCGACATCTCTTTCGAGCCGTTAATACTATCCTCGGGTTAGTAGACAAAGCCAACCTGGATGTTTGTGTGGCATCGAAAGCTTTTGTCCGTTCGTTAGTTGACAATGGAAGTTTCGTAGATCCTGATCACTTTATTTGGTTCACGCTCGAGAAGAGAGAGGGTGGCGAAGGAAGCTTGACTACCTAG
- the SSD1 gene encoding succinate semialdehyde dehydrogenase (One of three enzymes involved in 4-aminobutyrate (GABA) degradation, catalyzing the NAD+ dependent oxidation of succinic semialdehyde to succinate for metabolism by the TCA cycle. Reaction catalyzed: succinate semialdehyde + NAD+ + H2O = succinate + NADH + 2H+. Potential roles in glutamate metabolism and butanoate metabolism.), giving the protein MVAKILRRMMFFEILRFRRTFLVRAFSMSSLSPLASLLKNPSLLVKLDDGHLQSSESTFAVYNPADPNVIVGNVPIMAREDCSRAIQDSHVALTTHWRDGTTAAHRAELLRAWAALIHDNADDMATIMTMESGKPWKESRGETDYAISFLEYYASEAIRPSGAGGGFLTPTPFFDPGSGAPRGQVLAMHQAVGVTALITPWNFPIAMITRKVGPALAAGCTAIVKPSELTPITALALQVLADEAGIPQGVLQTITPDTENTASVGEEFCRNPLVQKLSFTGSTAIGKMLMAQSSNTVKRLSLELGGNAPFVVFADADLDQAVTAAVASKYRHAGQTCVCADRFLVHASVHDIFVGKLKRCVQELTVGPGMEEGTTLGPLISRDAVASVDEKVQEAINEGAELVLGGSPLKRKGPSYYDPTILTNVSSDSRIWKTETFGPVAPIRPFESDEEALAIANDSNAGLAAYFCSRDLSRAFQFSKRLECGIVGINEGIISHCVAPFGGIKASGFGREGSPLGIAEYLETKYVFLNFNA; this is encoded by the exons ATGGTGGCAAAAATACTAAGGAGGATGATGTTCTTTGAAATTCTTCGCTTCAGGCGTACTTTTTTGGTCCGAGCCTTTTCCATGTCCTCACTATCGCCACTCGCATCTCTTTTAAAAAATCCATCACTACTTGTCAAACTTGACGACGGTCATCTTCAATCTTCTGAAAGCACTTTTGCAGTATACAATCCAGCCGACCCCAACGTTATCGTTGGAAACGTCCCCATCATGGCTCGAGAAGACTGCTCTCGTGCCATTCAAGACTCGCACGTTGCACTGACAACTCATTGGCGAGATGGAACAACGGCGGCTCATCGAGCCGAGCTATTACGCGCCTGGGCCGCTCTTATTCACGACAACGCCGACGATATGGCCACGATCATGACCATGGAATCGGGCAAACCTTGGAAGGAAAGTCGCGGTGAAACGGACTACGCCATATCTTTCTTGGAGTATTACGCCTCTGAAGCAATCAGACCATCTGGAGCCGGTGGGGGATTCTTGACGCCAACGCCCTTTTTCGACCCCGGTTCGGGCGCACCACGGGGTCAAGTACTTGCCATGCACCAGGCTGTAGGCGTAACGGCACTCATAACACCATGGAATTTTCCCATTGCAATG ATCACACGGAAAGTCGGACCTGCTCTGGCTGCCGGCTGCACAGCGATAGTCAAACCGAGCGAATTAACTCCAATAACAGCACTGGCATTGCAGGTATTAGCAGATGAAGCAGGCATCCCGCAGGGCGTCTTGCAAACCATAACGCCAGACACGGAGAATACCGCCAGTGTCGGTGAAGAGTTCTGTCGCAATCCACTAGTTCAAAAACTCAGCTTTACTGGATCCACGGCTATCGGAAAGATGCTTATGGCACAGAGCAGCAACACAGTCAAACGATTATCTTTGGAATTGGGTGGGAACGCTCCATTTGTGGTATTCGCTGACGCTGATCTAGACCAAGCCGTGACGGCAGCAGTGGCATCCAAATATCGTCATGCGGGCCAAACTTGTGTGTGTGCTGATCGTTTTCTGGTTCATGCGTCAGTGCACGATATTTTTGTTGGCAAATTGAAAAGGTGTGTCCAAGAGTTAACAGTAGGGCCAGGTATGGAAGAGGGGACGACGCTGGGGCCACTGATTTCCAGAGATGCAGTTGCGTCTGTGGACGAGAAGGTTCAAGAAGCAATAAATGAAGGAGCAGAACTCGTCCTCGGTGGATCACCTCTGAAAAGAAAAGGTCCCAGTTATTATGATCCAACCATATTGACCAACGTATCATCAGATTCACGTATTTGGAAAACCGAAACTTTTGGGCCTGTGGCTCCGATACGCCCATTTGAGTCCGATGAAGAAGCTCTGGCGATTGCAAACGACTCTAATGCGGGGTTGGCTGCCTATTTTTGCTCGCGAGACCTGTCTCGTGCGTTTCAATTTTCAAAACG GCTAGAATGTGGAATCGTCGGTATCAATGAAGGAATCATCAGCCACTGTGTAGCGCCTTTTGGAGGAATTAAAGCAAGCGGCTTTGGTCGGGAGGGAAGCCCATTGGGCATTGCCGAATATCTCGAGACGAAATACGTGTTCTTGAATTTCAATGCCTAA
- a CDS encoding predicted protein, which produces MSRQSDLFLASVLYRTHAYHCNTMIMKLILLMIALVTALPSCSAFVKGSQTQRFELGLRSTNPTIPTAAEVDRLKSGLVRICTSKPKPDREEIRTLVSKLEEIAEQVGVGQASSHAGLLSGEWELLYSPEDKTRSSPFFWAFRKAFPENSDQIFGITDSFPVAIKEVGPAFQQINLNVSTQTGRFVSRVKVATLGGAATSIMTTRAAITGIDGIDGICLTIETTKPEDSTILSKVFGPLGEIINENAPPFPSGEALEKIRPGSSQVVLRTSFCDEGLRVSRDGDRPSDIYVWRRREFANFDFL; this is translated from the coding sequence ATGTCAAGACAATCGGATCTTTTTTTGGCTTCGGTACTGTACCGAACACACGCTTACCATTGTAACACGATGATTATGAAATTGATTTTATTGATGATTGCGCTCGTTACCGCACTTCCGAGTTGTAGCGCTTTCGTGAAAGGAAGTCAGACACAGAGATTCGAGCTTGGACTGCGTTCAACAAATCCTACTATTCCTACTGCGGCAGAGGTCGACCGTCTTAAATCCGGTCTAGTTCGTATCTGTACCAGCAAGCCAAAACCAGATCGCGAAGAGATCCGGACCCTTGTCTCCAAGTTGGAGGAAATTGCAGAGCAGGTTGGGGTCGGTCAAGCTTCATCCCATGCTGGGTTGCTTTCTGGCGAATGGGAGCTGCTGTATTCACCCGAAGACAAAACTCGATCTTCACCTTTCTTCTGGGCCTTTCGCAAAGCCTTCCCGGAAAATTCGGATCAAATTTTTGGAATTACAGATTCCTTCCCTGTCGCAATCAAAGAAGTAGGCCCTGCATTCCAGCAGATCAACTTGAACGTTTCGACACAAACGGGTCGGTTCGTTTCTCGTGTCAAGGTCGCTACTTTGGGCGGAGCAGCAACTTCGATTATGACAACTCGTGCTGCTATAACAGGGATAGATGGAATAGATGGGATTTGCTTGACGATTGAAACGACAAAGCCCGAGGATAGCACAATCCTTTCGAAAGTCTTCGGTCCGTTAGGCGAAATAATTAACGAGAACGCTCCACCGTTCCCTAGCGGAGAAGCACTCGAGAAGATCCGCCCAGGGTCATCACAAGTAGTCCTGCGTACCTCCTTTTGTGACGAAGGGCTCAGAGTCAGCCGAGATGGCGATCGACCGAGCGATATCTATGTATGGAGACGTCGGGAGTTCGCGAACTTTGATTTCCTCTAA